The Centroberyx gerrardi isolate f3 chromosome 13, fCenGer3.hap1.cur.20231027, whole genome shotgun sequence genome contains the following window.
TATTTGGTGGTTTTGGTCCCCTGTGAACAACAAGACCTGCGGAGcgtctctgtcctgcagctcggGGCTTCCCCAACACCTTCTCATCAAATAGATAAAAGGTTTAGTCTGGAGATCCGCATCTGATGAGACCTTGACTGAAGGATCCACATGTGAGAAGAGTTTTTGTTGTTGGACAGGATTTAACACAGAACTGTCCGCACTGCAGGTGAAGCCTCTGATCAGAATAGACATTACATCATCCTCACTGTCCTGACtgcaaataaatgaaacaatagtgaaattaaacttcctcattttgctgggaaaCACGTCAGTTCAGGGACCCcgaaccccactttgggaacctcTGATTCGGTCCGTCCTGTCACCCCGGCTGGGTGGATAAAGCACCCACCGGTCAGTTACACCTGTCCGGCTCGGTCCTATAAGGTCTCGGGGTCAGATCGGCATCGTCTTCCCGGTGACAGTCCTTTTGATGGCAGACGCCGCCATCCCTCCCATGAACCGGATCCCGGCGCTCCCCCCGGGCAGCAGAGACACCACGTACCCGGCGATGACGGCGATCTGCAGGATGGCTCCCAGCGCGGTGAGCACGGTGCTGTGGAGGCTGAGAGCCGCGTACAGAGTCCCGCCGAGGGCGCACAGGTAGACCGCCGCGCCGGGCGTGGGGAAGCCGAGCAGCCGGCTGGGCCCGCGCAGCACCGCCGCTCCCAGCAGCGCGAACAGCGAGCCGAGCGACCAGAGCAGCGCGAACTTGCGGgcgtacagcagcagcagcggcgcgTACAGGGCCGACAGCCCGAAGCACAGCGCGGAGAAGCAGATGCAGACGCCGAAAGCGACCAGGCGCTGCTTGCGGCTCATGCCGGGCAGGCAGGGGTCCGGCTCGGCGGACCACGGCCAGGAGAAGCCGCCGCCGGAGCTCTGGCCCGCCGGACTGCCGCGGCCGGACAGCGGGCTGGACCACCGGCCGAACCAGCTGCCGGGCACCGGCTCGGCCTCCTCCGGGTCCACCGCGATGCTGCAGCTGGAGCCGGACTGGGAGATGGTCTTCGCTCCGCCTTTGGACTGAGCCAGATACTCCTGGAGCTGTCGGTTCAGTTCCGCCATGATAGCAGAGACGAGCTGGTccgctgtgtttttgttgacaaACCCTGCAGTGCTGGAACCAGGAAGTAAAATACTGATGACGTCATGATACCTGCAGCATTTTGATGACGTAGTAATCTAGACCAAAGGTTTGTGTAATAGTTGTGGGGgggttttgttcttttttca
Protein-coding sequences here:
- the sft2d3 gene encoding vesicle transport protein SFT2C, translating into MAELNRQLQEYLAQSKGGAKTISQSGSSCSIAVDPEEAEPVPGSWFGRWSSPLSGRGSPAGQSSGGGFSWPWSAEPDPCLPGMSRKQRLVAFGVCICFSALCFGLSALYAPLLLLYARKFALLWSLGSLFALLGAAVLRGPSRLLGFPTPGAAVYLCALGGTLYAALSLHSTVLTALGAILQIAVIAGYVVSLLPGGSAGIRFMGGMAASAIKRTVTGKTMPI